A single region of the Pontimicrobium sp. SW4 genome encodes:
- a CDS encoding DUF4136 domain-containing protein gives MKKLLVLLTVFMVVSCAPIYVKYDYEKQTNFSKYKTYNYYSDLETGLSELDTKRLLNALDEALSVKGLALSDTPDFFVDITSSEFQNTQRNSVGVGVGGSGRNVGGGISIGLPIGQPKLNREIVFDFHDENGIGLFWQAVSESGYNPNASSEQKEIRIKAIVEKVLKGYPPKNN, from the coding sequence ATGAAAAAGTTACTTGTCTTATTAACTGTATTTATGGTTGTATCATGCGCACCAATTTATGTGAAATACGACTACGAGAAGCAAACCAATTTTTCTAAATACAAAACCTATAATTACTATTCTGATCTTGAAACTGGGTTGAGTGAACTTGATACTAAACGATTATTAAATGCTCTAGATGAAGCTTTATCTGTCAAAGGGCTGGCATTATCTGATACTCCAGACTTTTTTGTTGATATCACAAGTTCCGAATTTCAAAATACTCAAAGAAATTCTGTAGGTGTTGGAGTAGGTGGAAGTGGGCGTAATGTAGGTGGTGGTATTTCTATCGGATTACCAATAGGTCAACCAAAATTAAATCGAGAAATAGTATTCGATTTTCATGACGAAAATGGTATTGGTCTATTTTGGCAGGCTGTAAGCGAATCTGGTTATAATCCAAATGCATCGTCAGAGCAAAAAGAAATACGTATTAAAGCCATTGTTGAAAAAGTACTAAAAGGGTATCCTCCCAAAAACAATTAA
- a CDS encoding 5-(carboxyamino)imidazole ribonucleotide synthase, giving the protein MNYFSSNFKLGILGGGQLGKMLLNDTRKFDIYTCVLDPSSEAPSKIASNEFVQGDLMDFDTVYQFGKKVDVLTIEIENVNVDALEKLEKEGTKVFPSAKTLRTIQNKAKQKLFYVDNNLPTAPFSRFAYKDEIFTAIEHESLEFPFVWKSAQFGYDGTGVKVVRSHSDLDELPNVECITEILIPFKNELSVIVARNVDGNVKVYPVVEMEFHPEANQVEYVICPARISKEVALKAELIALKTSAAFKHVGLLAVEMFQTKDDEILINEVAPRPHNSGHHTIEASYTSQFEQHIRAVLGLPLGKTDSKVGGIMVNLVGAEGYTGDVVYKNIEQIMTMDGVTPHIYGKKQTRPFRKMGHVTIVHEDINEARKIAADVKKKIKVISE; this is encoded by the coding sequence ATGAATTATTTTTCTTCCAATTTCAAATTAGGTATTCTAGGTGGCGGACAACTTGGTAAGATGTTACTTAATGACACTAGAAAATTCGATATTTACACATGTGTTTTAGACCCTAGTAGTGAAGCTCCTAGTAAAATTGCCAGTAATGAGTTTGTACAGGGCGATTTAATGGATTTTGATACAGTGTACCAATTTGGTAAAAAAGTAGATGTATTAACTATTGAAATTGAAAATGTAAATGTAGATGCTCTTGAAAAGTTGGAAAAGGAAGGCACAAAAGTGTTTCCATCAGCTAAAACTCTACGTACTATTCAAAATAAAGCAAAACAAAAACTATTTTATGTAGATAACAATTTGCCTACTGCTCCTTTTTCTAGATTTGCTTACAAAGATGAGATATTTACAGCAATTGAACACGAATCTTTAGAGTTTCCTTTTGTTTGGAAAAGTGCACAATTTGGATATGATGGTACAGGTGTTAAAGTTGTACGTTCGCATTCTGATTTGGATGAATTACCAAATGTAGAATGTATTACAGAAATATTAATACCATTTAAAAACGAGCTTTCAGTAATTGTTGCCAGAAACGTAGATGGAAACGTAAAAGTGTATCCTGTAGTTGAAATGGAGTTTCATCCTGAAGCTAACCAAGTAGAATATGTTATTTGTCCAGCAAGAATCTCTAAAGAAGTCGCTTTAAAAGCAGAATTAATAGCTTTAAAGACCTCTGCTGCCTTTAAACATGTTGGCTTATTAGCTGTAGAAATGTTTCAAACTAAAGATGACGAAATTTTAATAAACGAAGTGGCTCCCAGACCACATAACTCTGGCCATCATACAATAGAAGCTAGTTACACATCGCAGTTTGAACAACACATAAGAGCTGTTTTAGGCTTACCTTTAGGGAAAACGGATAGTAAAGTTGGCGGCATTATGGTAAACTTAGTTGGTGCTGAAGGATATACTGGAGATGTAGTCTATAAAAATATTGAACAAATTATGACTATGGATGGTGTAACACCACATATTTATGGTAAAAAACAAACACGTCCTTTTCGAAAAATGGGTCATGTAACTATAGTTCATGAAGATATAAATGAAGCACGTAAGATTGCAGCCGATGTTAAAAAGAAAATTAAAGTAATAAGCGAATAA
- the obgE gene encoding GTPase ObgE → MTEGNFVDYVKIFASSGNGGKGSVHLHREKFITKGGPDGGDGGRGGHVIIRGNENLWTLYHLKFKKHFKAGHGGHGSKSRSTGADGEDVYIDVPLGTVVRDSETEEILFEITENNEEIILCEGGMGGRGNWHFKNSVNQTPRYAQPGIPLEEKRITVELKVLADVGLVGFPNVGKSTLLSVITSAKPKIADYEFTTLKPNLGIVEYRDYQSFVMADIPGIIEGAAEGKGLGHYFLRHIERNSVLLFMIPADADDIHKQYDILLDELRRYNPEMLDKERFIAISKSDMLDDELKAELKEELDNNLPIDYMFISSVAQQGITELKDKLWKMLNS, encoded by the coding sequence ATGACAGAGGGTAACTTCGTTGATTATGTAAAGATTTTTGCCTCTTCTGGAAATGGAGGGAAAGGCTCTGTGCATCTTCATCGCGAAAAATTTATTACTAAAGGCGGTCCTGATGGTGGTGATGGAGGACGTGGAGGCCATGTTATTATAAGAGGTAATGAAAACCTTTGGACGCTATATCATTTAAAGTTTAAAAAGCATTTTAAAGCTGGTCATGGAGGTCATGGAAGTAAAAGTAGAAGTACTGGAGCCGATGGCGAAGATGTATATATAGATGTGCCTTTAGGAACAGTTGTAAGAGATTCAGAAACCGAAGAAATTCTTTTTGAAATTACAGAAAATAATGAAGAAATTATTTTATGTGAAGGAGGAATGGGAGGTCGAGGTAATTGGCACTTTAAAAACTCGGTTAACCAAACACCTCGATATGCACAACCAGGAATTCCTCTTGAGGAAAAGCGTATTACAGTTGAACTTAAAGTTTTAGCAGATGTTGGTTTAGTGGGTTTTCCAAATGTAGGAAAGTCTACATTGTTATCTGTAATTACATCAGCAAAGCCAAAAATTGCTGATTATGAGTTTACAACCCTAAAGCCAAATTTAGGTATCGTAGAATATAGAGATTATCAGTCGTTTGTTATGGCAGATATTCCTGGAATTATTGAAGGAGCTGCTGAAGGCAAAGGTCTTGGGCACTATTTTTTAAGGCATATAGAGCGTAATTCTGTTTTGTTATTTATGATTCCAGCCGATGCAGATGACATTCATAAACAATATGATATTCTGTTAGATGAATTACGACGTTATAACCCTGAAATGTTGGATAAAGAGCGTTTTATTGCTATTTCCAAAAGCGATATGTTGGATGATGAGTTAAAAGCAGAACTTAAAGAAGAATTAGATAACAACTTACCAATAGACTATATGTTTATATCTTCTGTAGCTCAACAAGGAATTACAGAGTTAAAAGACAAACTTTGGAAAATGTTGAATTCTTAA
- the purE gene encoding 5-(carboxyamino)imidazole ribonucleotide mutase, with protein MAQVGIIMGSNSDLPVMQEAIDILKGFDIEVEVDIVSAHRTPEKMFDYGKNAHSRGIKVIIAGAGGAAHLPGMIASLSPLPVIGVPVKSRNSIDGWDSVLSILQMPGGVPVATVALNGAKNAGILAAQIIGASDKCVLDKMIVFKEGLKAKVIDAAKSIKQ; from the coding sequence ATGGCACAAGTAGGAATAATTATGGGAAGTAATAGTGATCTTCCTGTTATGCAAGAAGCAATAGATATTTTAAAAGGTTTTGATATTGAAGTTGAAGTCGATATTGTTTCAGCTCATAGAACACCCGAAAAAATGTTTGATTACGGTAAAAATGCACATAGCAGAGGCATTAAAGTTATTATTGCAGGCGCTGGAGGCGCAGCTCATTTACCCGGAATGATTGCTTCACTATCTCCATTACCAGTCATTGGTGTTCCGGTAAAATCAAGAAATTCTATTGATGGTTGGGATTCTGTACTATCTATTTTACAAATGCCTGGAGGAGTTCCAGTAGCTACTGTTGCTTTAAATGGTGCTAAAAATGCAGGTATTTTAGCAGCTCAAATTATTGGTGCTTCAGATAAATGTGTCCTTGATAAAATGATTGTTTTTAAAGAAGGTCTTAAGGCAAAAGTTATTGATGCTGCAAAATCTATAAAACAATAA
- a CDS encoding sigma-70 family RNA polymerase sigma factor has protein sequence MSGHKINPNMWIDLYSDYLFNYTITRVRDRETAQDLVQETFFAGLKSMKNFKGEASERTWLISILKRKIIDHYRKINSNKGKAEVRMNLNFDGENEGDWIEQRVADPYDKTAENNLENTELGLAIHNCISKLPTKQAEVFKMKTLLGYETETICNELGITASNLWVIIHRARTALASCMEKNWF, from the coding sequence ATGTCAGGTCACAAAATAAATCCCAATATGTGGATAGATTTGTATTCAGATTATCTTTTTAATTACACTATTACACGTGTAAGAGACAGAGAGACTGCTCAAGATTTAGTACAAGAAACTTTTTTTGCAGGTTTAAAATCCATGAAAAACTTTAAAGGTGAAGCAAGTGAACGTACTTGGTTAATCTCTATTTTAAAGCGAAAAATAATTGACCATTATAGAAAAATAAATTCTAATAAAGGCAAGGCCGAAGTTAGAATGAATTTAAATTTTGATGGCGAGAATGAAGGTGATTGGATAGAACAACGTGTAGCTGACCCTTATGATAAAACTGCAGAAAATAATTTAGAAAACACCGAGCTTGGTTTGGCTATTCATAATTGCATAAGTAAATTACCAACAAAACAAGCTGAAGTTTTTAAAATGAAAACATTATTAGGTTACGAGACAGAAACTATTTGTAATGAATTGGGTATCACGGCGTCTAATCTTTGGGTAATAATACATAGAGCCAGAACAGCTTTGGCATCTTGTATGGAAAAAAATTGGTTTTAA
- a CDS encoding TIGR01777 family oxidoreductase: MKTIIIAGGSGFLGQVLEDYFTQKGYKLIILTRKPKKENDIYWNGNDLGEWTIAIENSDVLINLTGKSVDCRYNEKNKKRIYDSRINSTNILGLAINLCENPPKLWMNASTATIYRDSYDQEMNEDNGEIGDDFSMNIAKSWENAFYSITNPKTRKIALRTAIVLGKNGGAFKPLKTLTKLGLGGKQGHGKQKVSWIHELDFARAVEFLINNKNLNGNFNVCVPKPTNNKTLMKSLQKSLGIPFGIPQPKALLKFGAKVIGTETELILKSRNVIPERLLNQGFTFKFENINLATKNLIS, encoded by the coding sequence ATGAAAACAATAATTATAGCAGGTGGAAGTGGTTTTTTAGGACAAGTTCTTGAAGACTACTTTACACAAAAAGGTTACAAGCTTATAATTTTAACTAGAAAGCCTAAAAAAGAAAATGACATTTATTGGAATGGAAACGATTTAGGTGAATGGACAATTGCCATAGAGAATTCAGATGTATTGATTAACCTTACAGGAAAATCCGTTGATTGTAGATATAATGAGAAAAACAAGAAACGTATTTATGATTCTAGAATCAACTCAACGAATATTTTAGGTTTGGCAATTAATCTTTGTGAGAATCCGCCAAAACTTTGGATGAATGCATCCACTGCTACTATTTACCGTGATTCTTATGACCAAGAAATGAATGAAGATAATGGCGAAATAGGAGATGATTTTTCAATGAACATTGCCAAATCATGGGAAAATGCCTTCTACTCTATTACCAATCCAAAGACTCGAAAGATTGCATTGCGAACTGCTATCGTACTTGGAAAGAACGGAGGTGCTTTTAAACCTCTAAAAACTCTAACAAAATTAGGATTGGGAGGAAAACAAGGACACGGAAAGCAAAAAGTAAGTTGGATTCATGAGTTGGACTTTGCTAGAGCAGTTGAGTTTCTAATTAATAATAAAAACTTAAACGGCAACTTTAATGTATGCGTTCCAAAACCTACAAACAATAAGACCTTAATGAAAAGCTTACAGAAATCATTAGGAATACCATTTGGAATTCCTCAACCAAAAGCATTATTAAAATTTGGAGCAAAAGTAATTGGAACAGAAACCGAATTAATCTTAAAAAGTAGAAATGTAATTCCAGAACGATTATTAAATCAAGGCTTTACGTTTAAATTCGAAAATATTAATCTTGCAACAAAAAACTTAATATCATGA
- a CDS encoding DUF664 domain-containing protein, whose product MKILAKLLVFTIFTVSVQAQNTIEPPKGFTNDIGNMISMLDNLKQRVERLVVNLNQEQTDFLLDENANRIGAIIYHLAATEAYYQVYTFENRGFNKEEREKWDMALNLGAKARSELQGKPIQYYLDIYNDVRAKTKELLKTKDDKWFSKKNRSMSNHWAWFHVMEHQANHMGQLALITKRL is encoded by the coding sequence ATGAAAATACTTGCCAAATTATTAGTTTTTACAATTTTTACAGTTTCAGTACAAGCTCAAAACACTATAGAACCTCCAAAGGGATTTACAAACGATATTGGAAATATGATATCGATGCTTGATAATTTAAAACAACGTGTAGAACGATTGGTTGTAAATTTAAATCAAGAGCAAACAGATTTTTTATTAGATGAAAATGCCAATAGAATAGGAGCAATCATTTATCATTTAGCAGCAACCGAAGCCTATTATCAAGTCTATACTTTTGAAAATAGAGGATTTAATAAAGAAGAAAGAGAAAAATGGGATATGGCTTTAAACTTAGGTGCTAAAGCTAGAAGCGAATTACAAGGGAAACCTATTCAATATTATTTAGATATTTATAACGATGTTAGAGCAAAAACTAAGGAGCTTTTAAAGACCAAAGATGACAAATGGTTTTCTAAAAAGAATAGAAGTATGAGTAACCATTGGGCTTGGTTTCATGTTATGGAACATCAAGCAAACCACATGGGGCAATTGGCATTAATAACCAAGCGTTTATAG
- a CDS encoding M3 family metallopeptidase — MNVLNQPFSTPFNTAPFSKISNKDFLPAFKIAIEKAKKEINSITSNLEAPSFKNTIEALEYSGQELDRISSIFFNLNSAETNDEIQKIAQEVSPLLSEFGNDITLNEDLFKRIKTVYDSKPKNLTEEQKTLLDKRYKSFSRNGANLTDDKKEQLRAIDKELSQLKLKFGENVLAETNKFEMLITNENDLSGLPDGAKEAAKQLAESKDKEGWMITLDYPSYIPFMTYANNREIRQKLSLAFGSKAFKNDELDNQDIVIKIANLRFKRAQLLGYKTHAHFVLEERMAKTPEKVENFLNELLEKAKPAAEKEFSKLEGFAKDLDKIDRLEKWDSSYYAEKLKQKLFDLDDEQLKPYFKLENVINGAFTVANKLFDLRFEEIKDKNAIDYIDKYHDDVLTYKVTDSNDNLVSIFYADFFPRPGKRNGAWMTSFKPQYIQNGKEERPHVSIVCNFTKPTKSKPSLLTFNEVTTLFHEFGHALHGMLANTTYPSLSGTSVYWDFVELPSQVMENWCYEKEALELFAKHYETNEVIPMNLVNKIKESATFHEGMQTLRQISFGLLDMSWHGLDPTGISDVKAQEIKAFGDTLLYPDVAENCMSTAFAHIFQGGYSSGYYSYKWAEVLDADAFEYFKEEGVFDKTVANKFKDHVLSQGGTEDPMVLYKRFRGQEPKPEALLRRAGLLK, encoded by the coding sequence ATGAACGTTCTAAATCAACCCTTTTCAACCCCTTTCAATACAGCTCCATTTTCTAAGATATCTAATAAAGATTTCCTCCCTGCATTTAAGATTGCAATAGAAAAAGCTAAAAAAGAAATAAATTCAATTACGTCAAATTTAGAAGCTCCTTCATTTAAAAATACCATAGAAGCCTTAGAATATTCAGGTCAAGAATTAGATAGAATATCGAGCATCTTTTTTAACCTAAATTCTGCTGAAACTAATGACGAGATTCAAAAAATAGCACAAGAAGTATCTCCTTTATTATCTGAATTTGGGAATGATATCACTTTAAACGAAGATTTATTTAAACGCATAAAAACAGTTTACGATTCTAAACCAAAAAATTTAACCGAAGAACAAAAAACACTACTTGATAAACGTTACAAGAGTTTTTCTAGAAATGGCGCTAATCTTACTGATGATAAAAAAGAGCAATTACGCGCTATTGATAAAGAGTTAAGCCAATTAAAATTAAAATTTGGTGAAAATGTGTTAGCAGAAACTAATAAGTTTGAAATGCTAATTACAAATGAAAATGATTTATCTGGTTTGCCTGATGGCGCAAAGGAAGCTGCAAAACAATTAGCAGAAAGCAAAGATAAAGAGGGCTGGATGATAACGCTTGATTATCCTAGTTACATCCCTTTTATGACGTATGCTAATAATCGTGAGATACGACAAAAACTATCATTAGCATTTGGCAGTAAAGCCTTTAAAAATGATGAATTAGATAATCAAGACATCGTTATTAAAATTGCAAACCTTCGTTTTAAACGCGCACAATTATTAGGTTATAAAACACATGCGCATTTTGTATTGGAAGAACGAATGGCTAAAACCCCTGAAAAGGTTGAAAATTTCTTAAATGAATTGCTAGAAAAAGCAAAACCAGCAGCAGAAAAAGAATTTTCGAAGCTAGAGGGTTTTGCCAAAGATTTAGATAAAATTGATAGACTTGAGAAATGGGATTCAAGTTATTATGCAGAAAAATTAAAACAAAAACTTTTTGATTTAGACGATGAACAACTTAAACCCTATTTTAAACTAGAAAATGTGATTAATGGTGCATTTACAGTAGCCAATAAACTCTTCGATTTAAGATTTGAGGAAATTAAAGATAAGAATGCTATAGATTATATTGATAAATATCATGACGATGTGTTAACTTATAAAGTAACTGACAGTAATGATAATTTAGTATCCATTTTTTACGCAGATTTTTTCCCAAGACCAGGAAAACGTAATGGGGCGTGGATGACCTCTTTTAAACCTCAATATATTCAAAATGGTAAAGAAGAGCGACCACATGTATCTATTGTGTGTAATTTCACTAAACCTACAAAAAGCAAACCGTCGCTCCTAACCTTTAACGAAGTTACGACTTTATTTCACGAGTTTGGTCATGCACTTCATGGTATGCTCGCCAACACGACTTATCCTAGTCTATCAGGAACAAGCGTCTATTGGGACTTTGTCGAATTACCAAGTCAAGTAATGGAAAATTGGTGTTACGAAAAAGAAGCTTTAGAATTGTTTGCAAAACACTACGAGACCAATGAAGTGATTCCGATGAATTTAGTGAACAAAATTAAGGAATCTGCAACCTTTCATGAAGGCATGCAAACGCTTCGTCAGATAAGTTTTGGATTACTAGATATGAGTTGGCATGGACTAGACCCAACAGGAATTTCTGATGTGAAAGCACAAGAAATAAAGGCATTTGGTGACACACTATTATATCCCGATGTAGCAGAAAACTGTATGAGTACAGCTTTTGCACATATTTTTCAAGGAGGCTATTCTTCTGGATATTATAGCTACAAGTGGGCTGAAGTGTTGGATGCTGATGCTTTTGAATACTTTAAAGAAGAAGGTGTTTTCGATAAAACAGTTGCCAATAAATTTAAAGACCACGTATTGTCCCAAGGAGGCACTGAAGATCCAATGGTATTGTACAAACGTTTTCGTGGTCAAGAACCAAAACCTGAAGCTTTGTTGAGGCGTGCTGGGTTGTTGAAATAA
- a CDS encoding MarR family transcriptional regulator, which translates to MEYQEAKDKFIGTWGSLGSLWGINKAMAQIQALLFISTKPLSMEDIMEQLKISRGNTSMNLRQLIDWGIVTKELIPGERKEFFTTEKDVQELTRIIAKERSRREIQPVIKVLNDVSSIKDDGTEKTQELIKQTKALHDLTFNADSMLNKLVTQKQNWLTKSIIKLLN; encoded by the coding sequence ATGGAATATCAAGAAGCAAAAGATAAATTTATTGGCACTTGGGGAAGTTTAGGCTCACTTTGGGGCATAAATAAGGCCATGGCACAGATTCAAGCACTCCTTTTTATTTCTACAAAACCCTTATCAATGGAAGATATTATGGAGCAACTTAAAATTTCTCGTGGTAATACAAGTATGAATTTAAGACAGCTTATTGATTGGGGAATTGTAACCAAAGAACTCATTCCAGGAGAGCGAAAAGAGTTTTTCACAACCGAAAAAGATGTACAAGAACTAACTAGAATTATTGCGAAAGAACGTAGCCGAAGAGAAATTCAACCAGTCATAAAAGTACTTAACGATGTGTCTTCAATCAAAGATGATGGTACTGAAAAAACTCAAGAGCTAATTAAACAAACGAAAGCATTGCATGACTTAACCTTTAATGCAGATTCTATGTTAAACAAATTAGTAACTCAAAAACAAAACTGGTTGACAAAGTCAATCATTAAACTCTTAAACTAA
- a CDS encoding ion transporter, which translates to MRAFIKSFVEFNDNKLSRWFAFFIQALILLSLITFSVETLPNLAPQTRTILRVIEVTCVVVFTIEYILRIYVADSKLRFVFSFFGLIDLIAILPFYLSFGVDLRSLRALRFLRLFRILKLVRYNKAMNHFVRAIKTAKEEILLFIFITLMLIYFSAVGIYYFENEAQPEHFTSIFDSLWWAIITLTTVGYGDVYPITVGGKVFTFFILMIGLGIVAIPTGIISSALTRSVDKKE; encoded by the coding sequence ATGAGAGCGTTTATTAAAAGCTTCGTAGAATTTAATGATAATAAATTAAGTCGATGGTTTGCTTTTTTTATTCAAGCGCTTATTTTACTCTCTTTAATAACATTTTCGGTTGAAACATTACCAAATTTAGCACCACAAACAAGAACAATTTTAAGAGTTATTGAAGTTACTTGCGTGGTTGTTTTTACCATAGAATACATTTTAAGAATTTACGTAGCAGACAGTAAGTTAAGATTTGTTTTTAGTTTTTTTGGGCTCATTGACCTCATTGCTATACTTCCTTTTTACTTGTCTTTTGGAGTAGATTTACGTTCGTTGAGAGCCTTACGTTTTTTACGTTTATTTAGAATATTAAAGTTAGTTCGTTATAACAAAGCAATGAATCATTTTGTACGAGCTATTAAAACTGCTAAGGAAGAAATATTGCTTTTTATATTCATTACGTTAATGCTAATATACTTCTCTGCAGTAGGTATTTACTATTTTGAAAACGAAGCGCAACCAGAACATTTCACGTCTATTTTTGATAGCCTTTGGTGGGCAATTATCACTTTAACAACAGTTGGTTATGGTGATGTATATCCAATTACTGTTGGTGGTAAAGTATTCACTTTTTTTATTTTAATGATAGGTTTAGGTATAGTAGCCATTCCAACAGGGATTATTTCATCGGCTTTAACACGATCGGTAGATAAAAAGGAATAA
- a CDS encoding DUF2071 domain-containing protein — MSFLTAKWENLIMANYVINSEILKPHIPSGTQLDFFEGNCYISLVGFMFKNTKVLGIKMPYHINFEKVNLRFYVKRNDKRGVVFIKEIVPKPLITFIANSLYNEHYQTCKMKHDEDNTNNHYSYHWKIKEKWQSLSVKTKQNTIPIIENSEAEFIAEHYYGYTKGKHKTFEYEVKHPKWKQKEIINYDINVNFAANYGSEFRMLNQLMPKSVFLATGSDISVENKRIINPIYT, encoded by the coding sequence ATGAGCTTTCTAACTGCAAAATGGGAAAATCTTATAATGGCTAATTATGTCATAAATTCAGAAATACTAAAGCCACATATACCTTCTGGTACTCAACTTGATTTTTTTGAAGGGAACTGCTACATAAGTTTAGTCGGTTTTATGTTTAAAAACACTAAGGTCTTGGGTATTAAAATGCCATATCATATCAACTTTGAAAAAGTCAATCTTCGATTTTATGTGAAGAGAAATGATAAACGCGGTGTCGTTTTTATTAAAGAAATAGTACCCAAACCTTTAATAACTTTTATTGCTAACTCATTATATAATGAGCATTATCAAACTTGTAAAATGAAACATGATGAAGATAACACTAACAATCATTATAGTTATCATTGGAAAATTAAAGAAAAATGGCAGTCTCTTTCAGTAAAGACAAAACAAAATACTATTCCAATAATTGAAAACTCTGAAGCTGAATTTATAGCAGAACATTACTATGGTTACACCAAAGGCAAGCACAAAACTTTTGAGTATGAGGTTAAGCACCCAAAGTGGAAGCAAAAGGAGATTATTAATTATGATATTAATGTTAATTTCGCAGCAAATTATGGTTCAGAATTTAGAATGTTAAATCAATTAATGCCAAAATCAGTGTTTTTAGCAACAGGTTCTGACATTTCAGTTGAAAACAAGCGTATCATAAATCCTATCTATACATAA
- a CDS encoding adenylate kinase produces the protein MIKLHDKYFKPFISEQEIDDAITKMVDNVLVDLGDEVPVFVGILNGSFMFVSDFVKKYPKPCEVTFIKLASYEGVKSTEDIQRLIGLTQDLTGRTVVILEDIIDTGNTLEEVHRIFENENVKSLIIATLFYKPQAYKKDYKLHYVGIEIPNKFIVGYGLDYDGLGRDIPEVYQIKETQHMTNLVLFGPPGAGKGTQAEFLKEKYNLVHISTGDVFRYNIKNETALGTLAKSYMDKGGLVPDEVTIKMLNAEVEKNSDANGFIFDGFPRTEAQAKALDKLMEDKDSSINAMIALEVDDEVLVGRLLERGKTSGRADDADEGIIRSRITEYYNKTAILKNYYSAQSKYFGVDGVGSIEDITLRLNKVIDSL, from the coding sequence GTGATAAAGCTTCACGATAAATACTTTAAACCGTTTATTTCTGAACAAGAAATTGATGATGCCATTACAAAAATGGTTGATAACGTTCTTGTGGATTTAGGTGATGAAGTTCCTGTATTTGTTGGAATTTTGAATGGCTCATTTATGTTTGTGAGTGATTTTGTTAAAAAATACCCTAAGCCTTGCGAGGTGACATTTATTAAGCTAGCATCTTATGAAGGTGTAAAGTCGACTGAGGATATTCAACGCCTTATTGGATTGACACAAGATTTAACAGGAAGAACTGTGGTGATTCTTGAAGATATTATTGATACAGGAAATACACTTGAAGAAGTTCATAGAATTTTTGAAAATGAAAATGTAAAATCACTGATAATTGCAACGTTATTTTACAAGCCGCAAGCATACAAAAAAGACTATAAATTACATTATGTAGGTATAGAAATTCCTAACAAATTTATTGTAGGATACGGATTAGATTATGATGGTTTAGGAAGAGATATACCTGAGGTTTACCAAATAAAAGAAACACAACACATGACAAACTTAGTGCTATTCGGACCTCCAGGAGCAGGAAAAGGAACGCAAGCTGAATTTTTAAAAGAAAAATATAATCTAGTTCACATTTCTACAGGAGATGTATTTAGATATAATATAAAAAACGAAACAGCTTTAGGTACACTTGCAAAATCTTATATGGATAAAGGAGGGTTGGTTCCTGATGAAGTAACTATTAAAATGTTAAATGCTGAGGTGGAAAAAAACTCAGATGCAAACGGTTTTATTTTTGATGGTTTCCCACGTACTGAAGCACAAGCAAAAGCATTGGATAAATTAATGGAAGACAAAGACTCTAGCATTAATGCAATGATTGCTTTAGAAGTGGATGATGAAGTCCTTGTTGGGCGCTTACTAGAAAGAGGAAAAACTAGTGGTAGAGCCGATGACGCAGATGAAGGTATTATTAGAAGTAGAATTACCGAGTATTATAATAAAACAGCAATTTTAAAAAACTATTATTCTGCGCAAAGCAAATATTTTGGTGTAGATGGTGTTGGTAGTATAGAAGATATTACATTGCGTTTAAATAAAGTGATTGATAGTTTATAA